One Oryza brachyantha chromosome 3, ObraRS2, whole genome shotgun sequence DNA segment encodes these proteins:
- the LOC102717136 gene encoding uncharacterized protein LOC102717136 isoform X2 yields MGMVPNGLLPNASAGVTRQLDDERWAVAEVRAAELIARIQPNEDSERRRSAVYHYVRRLIMNCLACEVFTFGSVPLKTYLPDGDIDVTAFSESEELKDAWANLVRDALEHEEKSENAEFRVKEVQYIQAEVKIIKCLVDNIVVDISFNQVGGLCTLCFLEEVDALISQNHLFKRSIILIKAWCFYESRILGAHHGLISTYALETLVLYIFHVFNNCFTGPLEVLYRFLEFFSNFDWEKFCLSLRGPVPISSLPDMTVEPPRMDAAELLLSKSFLDKCSYAYAVMPRIQESQVQQPFVSKHFNVIDPLRTNNNLGRSVSKGNFFRIRSAFSFGAKRLAKLLECPKEDIISEVNQFFTNTWRRHGTGNRPDAPTLSLVRQLPLKAAPAEASNSQRSGMALKKNTENPDLHANQVNLSESANNYPEATSQPLQRTVLQSRNSLRTANPSGSHTHHQKVHVTHGNINFSVQLERNISDGSMQNERDKTVPNSLFVNDRNGQNKSRFARTHSSPELTDPSVEGYSRGRRTRVVEMEKSLKVDYNSRRNNMAPEVSSSHITKSSQDESISSMNSSSHHSGKAASDSNSVSSSYHEDNGFIMSEELPSVSEASEKHQEEQVLVNLMSSAKLHELNGQIQLPMEMSSHFSATPSPLLAPTAFSQKHFPGIPPTSLIGAPWPNMHLLHGFVPPPMSHYVQNHTFPPNIEEGNESEKLITPDANRDDGNNWHEYGVGLPRYFNQQGRDPQMRHFNGKDHSSSPNIVSGVPLERQGEIAIEDNGALEENYTNMFQNQTSRQVSINTPMGSGNARIPSESGLSGNKAMPENSWDELAGNTRPLRDKWGKKPAFSTPDTIAHNKNNTGWQTGNFSEHIPPEVDDGARNGVTIPSIRHDTSDIITRSGPIASRTSQVPNDLEPSQIGMPNPVFTPFFIGSSQQRQAGSAGLTFVQTGPAVPFVMLPYVPGNSDGSAPQFGRNEGVDQLPVNIAVQNFTSLNNVHHPDINATSTASSSTIGDPSDDQKPDILNGDFTSHWNNLQYGRSCQNQRPINPVLYPFAVPPMYLQGHVPWDGPGRPPSTNVNWTQMVPPSQRLIPVMPLQPPPERITGVPQHNAEDLPKFRGGTGTYFPNPKFPYRDRHSSSRNHRGSYNTDKGDHNDKEGNWINSKQRNPGRSYGRNHSERSGMRSDRQTADESQYDRQRRSYRSDSYRHEAGTQSSGSTNYIRKPGNMMHGEPSPSASNGIGAFSGPSTPYFMYYSCEPGTNHGSSSEPLEFGSLGPVPTADGGNMPRPTSQAMPNELYGQRHVAFRGGSSHSSPDQPSSPQTRR; encoded by the exons ATGGGGATGGTGCCCAACGGGCTCCTGCCCAATGCGTCGGCAGGGGTCACGAGGCAGCTCGACGACGAGCGCTGGGCCGTCGCGGAGGTACGGGCGGCGGAGCTGATCGCCCGCATCCAGCCCAACGAGGATTCCGAGAGGCGGAGGAGCGCCGTCTACCACTACGTTCGGCGCCTCATCATGAATTGCCTCGCCTGCGAG GTTTTCACTTTTGGATCAGTCCCTCTGAAGACTTACTTACCTGATGGTGACATTGATGTCACTGCTTTTAGTGAAAGTGAAGAATTAAAGGATGCTTGGGCCAACTTGGTTCGAGATGCATTGGAGCATGAAGAGAAAAGTGAAAATGCTGAATTTCGTGTAAAAGAAGTTCAGTATATACAGGCAGAG GTAAAAATCATTAAGTGTCTTGTTGACAACATTGTTGttgatatatcatttaatcaAGTTGGTGGATTGTGTACACTTTGTTTCCTCGAAGAG GTTGATGCCTTGATCAGTCAGAACCATTTATTCAAGAGGAGTATCATTTTGATAAAGGCATGGTGTTTCTATGAGAGTCGTATTCTTGGAGCTCACCATGGTCTTATATCTACCTATGCATTGGAGACCTTGGTTCTGtacatttttcatgtgttcAACAATTGTTTTACTGGACCGCTGGAG GTATTATACCGTTTCTTAGAATTCTTCAGCAACTTTGACTGggagaaattttgtttgagttTGCGGGGTCCTGTTCCTATAAGTTCACTTCCAGATATGACTG TGGAGCCTCCACGGATGGATGCTGCTGAATTGTTGCTGAGCAAGTCCTTCCTTGATAAATGCAGTTACGCGTATGCAGTTATGCCTCGTATCCAGGAAAGCCAGGTTCAACAACCATTTGTTTCAAAACACTTCAATGTTATTGATCCTTTACGGACAAACAATAACCTCGGAAGGAGTGTAAGTAAAG GCAATTTCTTTAGGATACGCAGTGCCTTTTCCTTTGGGGCAAAAAGGTTGGCAAAGTTACTTGAATGCCCAAAAGAAGATATAATTTCTGAAGTAAATCAGTTCTTCACAAATACATGGAGAAGACATGGTACTGGCAATCGTCCTGATGCACCTACGCTAAGTCTGGTTCGTCAGCTTCCTCTGAAGGCTGCTCCTGCTGAAGCATCAAACAGTCAAAGAAGTGGGATGGCACTCAAGAAAAACACTGAGAATCCTGATCTTCATGCTAACCAGGTTAATCTCAGTGAAAGTGCTAATAACTATCCTGAAGCTACTTCTCAGCCACTTCAGAGAACTGTTCTACAATCGAGAAATTCACTGAGAACAGCTAATCCCTCTGGTTCTCACACTCATCACCAAAAAGTTCATGTAACACATGGCAATATCAACTTCTCTGTGCAGCTTGAAAGAAACATATCTGATGGATCAATGCAAAATGAAAGGGACAAGACAGTGCCAAATTCTCTCTTTGTTAATGATAGAAATGGACAAAACAAGTCTCGGTTTGCAAGAACCCACTCTAGTCCTGAACTAACAGACCCTTCTGTTGAAGGATATTCTCGTGGAAGACGGACTAGAGTGGTTGAAATGGAAAAATCTTTGAAAGTTGATTACAATAGCAGAAGAAACAACATGGCTCCAGAAGTTTCTAGCAGCCACATCACTAAGTCTTCACAGGATGAGTCAATCTCTTCGATGAATAGTTCATCTCACCATAGTGGGAAAGCAGCTTCTGACTCAAACAGTGTGTCAAGCAGTTACCATGAAGATAATGGTTTTATAATGAGTGAAGAACTTCCTTCTGTATCTGAGGCATCAGAGAAACACCAAGAGGAACAAGTCCTAGTTAATCTAATGTCATCAGCTAAATTGCATGAACTCAATGGACAAATTCAATTGCCAATGGAAATGTCATCTCATTTTTCAGCGACACCCTCCCCTTTACTTGCACCAACagctttttcccaaaaacactTTCCTGGGATTCCACCAACTAGCTTAATTGGCGCTCCATGGCCCAATATGCATTTGCTCCATGGATTTGTTCCACCACCCATGTCCCATTATGTCCAAAATCATACTTTCCCACCAAACATTGAAGAAGGTAATGAGAGCGAGAAGCTTATTACACCAGATGCAAATCGTGATGATGGCAACAATTGGCATGAGTATGGTGTTGGATTGCCTAGATATTTCAATCAACAAGGAAGAGATCCACAGATGCGCCATTTTAACGGAAAAGACCATTCCTCTTCACCTAACATTGTATCTGGTGTCCCCTTGGAAAGGCAGGGGGAGATTGCTATTGAGGATAACGGAGCATTAGAAGAGAACTATACCAACATGTTTCAAAACCAAACAAGTAGACAAGTCAGCATAAATACTCCAATGGGTAGTGGAAATGCAAGGATTCCTTCGGAATCCGGTTTGTCAGGAAACAAAGCTATGCCAGAGAATTCATGGGATGAATTAGCTGGAAACACAAGACCATTGAGAGACAAATGGGGAAAAAAGCCTGCCTTTTCAACACCCGACACAATTgcacataacaaaaataatactgGTTGGCAGACTGGAAATTTTTCTGAGCATATTCCCCCAGAGGTTGATGATGGTGCCAGGAATGGTGTTACAATACCAAGCATTAGACATGATACCTCTGACATAATAACAAGGTCTGGCCCAATAGCATCAAGAACTAGTCAAGTGCCAAATGATCTTGAACCATCACAGATTGGCATGCCTAATCCAGTGTTCACACCTTTTTTTATTGGTTCCTCTCAGCAGAGACAAGCTGGTAGTGCTGGACTGACTTTTGTTCAAACAGGTCCAGCGGTTCCTTTTGTAATGTTGCCATATGTTCCTGGAAATAGTGATGGATCTGCTCCTCAGTTTGGGAGGAATGAAGGAGTTGATCAACTTCCTGTCAATATTGCTGTCCAAAATTTTACTTCACTCAACAATGTCCACCATCCTGATATCAATGCTACCTCAACAGCTTCATCCAGTACTATAGGCGATCCATCTGATGACCAAAAGCCTGACATTTTGAACGGAGATTTTACTAGCCACTGGAATAATTTACAGTATGGACGATCATGCCAAAATCAACGTCCCATTAATCCTGTATTATACCCTTTTGCAGTGCCACCGATGTATTTACAGGGCCATGTTCCATGGGATGGACCTGGTAGACCACCTTCAACAAATGTTAATTGGACACAGATGGTACCCCCCAGCCAACGACTCATTCCTGTGATGCCGCTACAACCTCCTCCTGAAAGAATTACTGGTGTTCCGCAGCACAATGCAGAGGATTTGCCCAAATTCCGTGGTGGCACAGGAACTTACTTTCCAAATCCT AAGTTTCCATATAGGGACCGGCACTCGAGCTCAAGAAACCACAGAGGAAGTTATAACACTGACAAGGGTGACCATAATGATAAAGAAGGAAATTGGATAAACTCAAAACAACGAAATCCTGGCCGCAGCTATGGACGTAACCACTCAGAGAGGTCTGGCATGCGATCGGATAGACAAACAGCAGATGAAAGCCAGTATGATAGGCAGCGGCGGTCCTACAGAAGTGATTCATACAGGCATGAGGCAGGCACTCAATCTTCTGGATCTACAAACTATATACGCAAACCAGGGAACATGATGCATGGAGAACCATCACCATCTGCTTCGAATGGTATTGGTGCCTTTTCTGGACCTTCAACTCCATATTTCATGTACTACTCATGTGAACCAGGCACAAATCACGGCTCTTCATCTGAACCACTTGAATTTGGTTCACTTGGGCCAGTTCCTACAGCTGATGGTGGCAACATGCCACGACCCACTAGTCAAGCGATGCCCAACGAGCTTTATGGGCAAAGGCATGTTGCATTTAGGGGTGGCTCTTCTCATTCATCTCCTGATCAACCATCATCACCTCAAACTCGCAG GTAG